The sequence below is a genomic window from Fibrobacter sp. UWB13.
TCCGCTTGTTGCGTGAAATGCATGTGCTTGTGCAGCCTGGTTTCTTCTTTGACTTTGACGAAGATGGCTGGGTTGTGATGAGCTTGTTGCAAGACCCTGCGATTTTCAAAGAAGCGATTCAACGCATTAAGCAATAACGCAAAAAAGCCCGCGCATCTTGCACGGGCTTCTAAATTCGATCAAATTGCTTCGAGTGCCGCGCACTCTTGCAATGACATTTTCTACTAGTAACTATTGACTAATAACTAGTAACTGCGGCGGAGCCGCTTTAGTAATTATTCACCTTGAACGTCTTGGTGGCGTTTTTGGAGGTGACCTTGATGATCTGCATGCCCTTATTCTTGAGGCTTACATTCAAGGTTGCTCCCTTGCTAGTGAATTCCTGATCAAGTTTGCCGTTAAGACCGAAAACCTGAACTTTGAACGGAACAGAATTTGCGCTGTTGATCGTAATCGAGGAAGTGCCGCGGACAATGCTGAATGCATTTGTATTCAAAACGCGACCAGAAATGATCCCTTCTTCTTGGTGCTTCTTTTCTTCTTCCTCTTTCTTTTTACGTTCCTCTTCTTCTTTCTTCTTCTGTTCTTCCGGGTCTTCAACGTCACTTGCGACCTTTTCCACCGGAGCCTTCTTGCTCAAGATGTAGCCGAGTGCGCCGACGAGCGGAGCGTTCAAGTCCACACAAACTTCGTTCACCTGCCAGTCTGCTGTAGAACCGTTGTGGCTGCCGCTTGTGAAGTCGCCTGCAATCATGCCGCCCAAGAGCTTGTTCTTTTCCGGAGGAGAACCTGCGCCGTTCACATCGCGACCCGGGTCTTCGTTGCCATAGTAGCCGCGGTGATGCGGTCTTGTCGGAGCGTTAGCGCCATTGCGGTTGAAACCGACAACGTAGGACTTCTTATTGCTGTTATCGCCGAGAAGGAATGCAATATTCTTTTCGATGGCTTCATCGTAAGAATCGTCTTTTGCAAACTTGGCGTAAAGGGCGTAGAGGTATGCGCCGCCTGCCGGAGAGCGAGTCGGGAATGTACCCGGGCCCTTGGCGTCCTTGTTGAAAATACCCTTGCTGTCCGTGACGTTGAGGTACATGTTGTCGAGGTAGTTCTGCACGCCGGCGTAGTCACCGAGCGGGTTCCACCCGAAAATAAATTCACCGAGAAGGTCCGAGAGCGGGCTTGCATCCGGGTAGCTGAAGCGGGAGAATCCGTTTTTGCCGAAGTCAATCTTGTCGTAGAAATTCTTGGCTTCGGTCTTGTAAGTTTCTTCCTTGGTCGTGCGGTAAAGTTCCAATGCGGCAAGGAACGGACCGTCTTCCCAAATGCCGTTCCACCAGCTGCTTTCGTAGAATCCCTGGGAATTCGTAACGCCCTTGTGCTTCTTGGAATAGGCAAATGCAGTCTTTGCGGCCTTCAAGTACTTGGCGCGTGCAGATTCATCGGGGTCGATACGAGCCATCACGGCGAGCATTGCTGCAGCCATACCCGGCGTGTAGGCGTCATTGGCGTTTCCTGTGATTTCGCGCGGTTCGCCACCGTCACCAGTACCGAGCTTGCTCATGGCACCTGCAGTCACCCACTTCATGTGGTCCTGGTTGCCGTTTCCCTTCACGGTCACGAAGTTGTTTTCGTCGATTGCTGCCTTGACCCAGAAATCGGCTTCATAGCGGAGTTCTTCAAGGAGGTCACGCACGTCGTTAGGCTTGCCGCCCTTGCGGGTGTAATCCTTGCTAGCCTTATAGTCGGTGTAATCGCCAGTGTAGAGGTCGTAAAAGCCTGTCGTAAATTCGGCAAATGCGAGTGCCAAAACGTATGAGGAGTAACCTTGGGACTGACCGTACATCACGTGGTCGCCGCAGTCGAACCAACCACCGCTCACGTCTTTGCCGTTGTAGCTATCCTTTGTAAAGCTGGTCGGATTATTCGTGCCGTCCAAGATCCAGTTCGGACCTTGACCAGAGCGCTGCGCTCCAAAGAATCGTGTGGTCATCCATGCAGCTTCGACGTAATCGTCCGTGCTCAAAGCAGCAAAGCTATCGGTGAATGCGAGGCCAAATACAGCAAGGCCTGCTAAAAAAGACTTTTTTAACATTGTCATCCTCTAAGGTTTCCCATCCACACTGTAGCGTCCACAATATAAAATTTTATGGAAAATTTTCACGCAAAATAAAATTCACTTTTGGGGAATGTATCAAAATGCGCCGTTTATGTAACTTTTTCAATGCAATGAAA
It includes:
- a CDS encoding glycoside hydrolase family 9 protein, with product MLKKSFLAGLAVFGLAFTDSFAALSTDDYVEAAWMTTRFFGAQRSGQGPNWILDGTNNPTSFTKDSYNGKDVSGGWFDCGDHVMYGQSQGYSSYVLALAFAEFTTGFYDLYTGDYTDYKASKDYTRKGGKPNDVRDLLEELRYEADFWVKAAIDENNFVTVKGNGNQDHMKWVTAGAMSKLGTGDGGEPREITGNANDAYTPGMAAAMLAVMARIDPDESARAKYLKAAKTAFAYSKKHKGVTNSQGFYESSWWNGIWEDGPFLAALELYRTTKEETYKTEAKNFYDKIDFGKNGFSRFSYPDASPLSDLLGEFIFGWNPLGDYAGVQNYLDNMYLNVTDSKGIFNKDAKGPGTFPTRSPAGGAYLYALYAKFAKDDSYDEAIEKNIAFLLGDNSNKKSYVVGFNRNGANAPTRPHHRGYYGNEDPGRDVNGAGSPPEKNKLLGGMIAGDFTSGSHNGSTADWQVNEVCVDLNAPLVGALGYILSKKAPVEKVASDVEDPEEQKKKEEEERKKKEEEEKKHQEEGIISGRVLNTNAFSIVRGTSSITINSANSVPFKVQVFGLNGKLDQEFTSKGATLNVSLKNKGMQIIKVTSKNATKTFKVNNY